CCAGCCCTAGGTAAGAGTACCCTCCACATTGCTATTGAACTCTATCACCTACTATATCTgatatttcattcttccttataAATGCTAGCTACCTGTAAtaactcctccatctccttactCTGTGCCATTTGCACTATGTCATCAGGATAGGCTAAGCAGCCCAGTTTCTTATCCCCAACTTTGACTCCCCTCCCTGATAtcctgatcttgatcttgatgctacaggtgacgcagaatttcttctgagtcaggcctttgtatcggcagcgcctgtagggaaaataagaaaaaaaaaaacacacaacaaagagggcaatcaccatctttcacaccactagttcctgcatctagcatgccacattctctccaggaactcttttacagcctcaatcatcctccCCACaaagtcccagcagcaccaccatccattcccttcctgtcatctccactgtTATGCCctagctccctcagcaccacttgcatcatctcatacctgtctctgacatacttcacacactccagcaccacatgctccaccgtctcatcctctcccacgtcatacatctggcacactttgctgcgggactcagaccatctataattccttgcattcacatccatgcactgtgccctagcacAGAAGAGAAGgtccccacccaggcttccatcataccactttacATACATTggagcctctttctctctataccattccaaggtactcttttgcttaatcctattcctccagtcactcagtcccacacctttcactactctgtctatctcactcctccacttccttacaccccattctctaccctctccatttctaactatcatactccagtccttctctaagtgccttccttctacctgctgaaaagcccaactagctattagaccactcttcaccaccatcctgacacactttttcccCACTTGCTagtcctgacattccacagaaacacttttctcactattctagcatcattcattcgctctAATCTAGCCTTATACTGTAGGGTcgcttttacatacctttctctaaaagtgctccaacccatgtctcccctaagagcctctactgctgcatatctaggtgcattaagtgccattcttgcaactctattctgccctatttctaacttttctagttcactttcattccatgcaatcacatccataccatacatgatgctcggaacagccacgctcttccaaacttcacgcagcacgtcatatttactcgctctcatccttgctgcacttcctagccgacctacccactgactcaccatgcttatcttctcattctttgtcttcacgcagccaaccagactcatccacatccccaggtacTTGTATTCCTCTGTCTGTTGCATCTCATTCTTACCTAGTCTCCACActgagttcctctcatcctctgacccattcacaaccattaccttgctcTTTTTACTACTAAACCTcactccaaagtctcttccCTACCCATCTAAAACATCAAGCAAACTCTgaagctcttctgccgactcactcataataacaacatcatctgcatacaagagcacacatatcttatcattacccacatttacacctgctTTCATTCTTGTCATTCTAGCAGCCAGTtcctctgtatataagctaaagagggttggtgataatatgcaactctgcctaactcctctttcactcttcacccagtctgtctctacatctcctagtttatacttaactcttgtatccacatacatcACACCATGTTAACCATCTTTGCACTTAGcccaatcttttctaacactctACCTAACATTTCTCTGTTCACcttatcatatgctttctctgtGTCTAGAAAGCCTAAGTATAATTTgctaccatctttcttctttctctcaatcaattcattcaccacaaacatattGTCTTCAGCTCCCTTTGTCCACATGGAACccattctgctcttcacctaacactccaactctctcaatccatttatacaatctctcattcaaaaccgcactgaacacttttcctactgtgttaactaacgcaatcggcctgtagtttttcaactcattcttactcttgtaccCTCCATTATGCAGCaaagtcaccctgcattcattccacattctcggcactctctcctcctcccacacctggttaaacaactcagtcatcctatcaatcacaacatctcctccatttttgtacaaTTCATATAGTTTCTCATCCGGCCCtactgccttcccattcttctgcttcttcacacatttctccacctcctccctgctgatcctttcattcaactcgtctgcatcctttctctccagtgacacacgtccttcacccacatcaaagacctcacttacacctccaatcttttccaaaactcttttattgcccttctcatttcttccttatcagtcaccactgccccattcaccttcaggctctccacattctcactgtcaggcatcccctcacccctcaggaatctgtaCCATTCATAACCGccttccacacctttctctctaagggactgaatcacacttttctcacatgtaactttagcattcattatctttcgcttcatcactcgctgctgactcacatacgctgtccatgcattcaggtactctcagcctcctcactctcatatgtctcctctttcttaactgtctgcacaccctattcagtctcttcctttccttcctagcattTCTAatctcattattccaccacaGCCTACTTCTATGCTTTCTAGCACTTGTTCTTACATACCCTATCTGACTGGCTGCTgcgttcttcacattctctacaAATCtgtcattcagttcatccacacCATTCAGGCTCTCACCCTCCCATCTTCTCTCGCTATAGTCCacctggaaattctcccatcctgcatccctcaacctccactttttcctcttgaccttggcatttgttccatatcttccattcaacttaagagtagcattaagggctttgtacaaagtagcattagtgatcagttggagctttgttgtcgtaggggcagtagcactagtcttcactatgcacgtgtctcccagagctctgcttacacctacgggagacacactgcatcacatgactgGGTGGCAacgaggctcagattaggctacaaatacttttgggaagtcagtgcttctcctggtgtgtgctgtgtgctataccaaggggacacactctgcgtcactatatcatggaatgtcctctcattgctaaatttaggccacaaggttagcatgacttgtacagtctcattgaccatctcctagactctgccaccctcagggagatattcagggaatatcctcagtttgctcccagactgtggGATattttaggcaataaggtgtgcaatataatataacataaataataggataacaaagggccaccagggcccatctaggttatcctgtatcagtcgcacagcgacctcgtcatcagtacttaaaagatacacttacaagtacacaatacattatatactaattctaaatatttggctcattaacagggctaagtcctgcagtgaatttctctacaatctgtaatctccatacatggggatcatgtcttgtttaactatagtaaatttcttataaaaactatcatgcagcactatacataattataaatctaataaatttaagtgcttatctaatctgtttttaaacattgtcaaactagtgctatttacaaccctctctggcaatgcattccagaagtctaccaccctatgactaaagaaatattttcttatatctaacctgcagccttgctttctaatcttcctgccatgatttctagtcctacttccctcctctaaggtaaagaaagatctcatatctatgtagtttgtatctgagaacattttaaataactctatcatatcccctcttatacatctctcaaatgaaaacatgtttaattcctttaatctatctctatactccaggtgctttaatgctggtatcatcctagttgctcttctctgaactgcttctaatatgttgatatcctgcctataatggggtgaccaggcctgtatgcaatactctaaatggggcctaacataggaattatataagctacgcagctatgcaccacttccttacttttataactaacatttctatttataagccccaggatcctatttgccctatttcttgcttctaaacattgctttgaaaatttcatagtcctgtctatcactactcctaaatcctttccctcctctactgcctctagccaacatccctccatctaatagctaaagtttgtgttgtctttacctaaatgcataacctaacacttttagaattaaactccatctgccacctgtctgcccatgctatcaacctgtccaggtctcgttgtattctgtaattgtccttttcaccctgtactgcacatgctatcttagtatcatctgcaaactttgatactttgctactaattcctatatctaaatcgttaatgtacaccaagaaaagaagaggtcctagcactgatccttggggtaccccaccaaccatttccttccactcagacattgccccatttaatactactctctgtttcctatcagaaagccattcactaatccaatcaactaacgtaccccctatcccatgtagtctcaatttgtacactagcctcctatgcggtaccttatcaaacgccttgctaaattctagatatataacatctatgctatttccatcatctaactccttggtaatatattctaagatatcgagcaaatttgtaagacaggacctccctgatctaaagccatgttgggtatctctaattaatctattctcatttaaatgctcccaaatactacccttaatgattttctctagtatcttacatactatactagttaaactgatcggtctataattattcgcatcatccttcctaccttttttaaatattggtgtaacattagctagcttccagtcctgaggtatctcagcaaacctaagtgatctttcaaagattaacttaagtgcttcagaaatactgtctacaccctccctaagtactctggcatgtagctcatcaggaccactagctttcctatcgtctagttcaagaataaatttcctattAATTcctggttttatatcaatattttctaaagctcttaaactactcgtagccctgtttgtaacaggatttcctattctttccctagtaaatactaaAGAAatttgttcattcaataattctactatgttttcattttgatccactactgcaccatcttttctgagtggtccaatcctatccttatttcttttatcactgatcttgtaataactatataattttttgggatctttactcccagctgcagctagttttatctctgcctgccttttactttttttttataaccttactcaaatcatccctgacctgtctgtacctaatcaaatctacatcttccccacttttctgcaactctctatatgccctcttcttctctctgatctgtctacctttctcgtgagtccaccataatagcttcctgtttctctgccttatatctttgtaagggatacactgcatcactataccctttactacaaccttaaaaatatcccacatctgctgtgcagttttatttccaaaactatcttcccagtttacctctcctaataactgatgtaacctaccataattgcctttttgatagtttgggactctagtcttattcactatattatccctactggaattaatgataaatctaattatatgatggtcactgtttgctaaagtctctcctacctcaacttcctttaaacaatgctcaatatttgttattactatgtctaaaaccttcctccccctagtaggtttatctactatctgcactaaatagttatcctgagaactttccataaacttattttcactagcatctcctaccatcctctcccagtttactgacttaagattaaaatcccctaagataattgactgactagtacaccccatctttctcatctaccataaggttgtctacatctgctgactggttaggtggtctataaaaagctcctactctaataaccttacttttgttttctctaacatccagccataaggactctactctgttatctaccttaataccattaacctgactggaaatgaagggttttttttatacataaataactactcctccacctatcctaccaattctctggtgtaaatacataatgtatccatctacttcatattctttcctattttccctaaacttttcctcatttacccatgcctctgtgacacatacaacatctaagtcctcctcaactatataactagataactcgtctttcttgttcctaagactcctggcatttacataaaaacatttaagtcctgctaccttcctagatgctgtctccttatttgaaatcctaatcttattctctcctatttgcacctggaaatctttcctaatcttttcactatctctgtttatcctatctaatttatgtctaacatctttcttctggaatgcatttgctacctcactccctacactccatcccaactcccccctccagacatccactcagcacatccacacccttcctactcagatgtacaccatccctagcatacaaatcccttcgcccatagaacctatcccatacatccacaaagctgacacccacatccttacacatcccttttacccgaacattcacaccaatggccctagacaaccattccctgctaacatacacacgaggcaagattcctgacactacacacctcctaccactctcccttatcttgcctaacatttcccgaaatcttgccacttaCTCCttcgacccacctgctctgacatcatTCCCACCTatgtgcaaaactactacaccttccctctccatccccccaactctcttctgcacctcctcactcactgccttcacacctgcaccaggcatacacaagttcgtcctcctatcccggtctttcccacagaaagtgctatctaagtacctaacctgagtcacccaccacacacacctcctcctctcctctacccccttctctctcctttcactcaccacaaccacctcattcactccactctcactctccccctccccttccaacaaaccgaacctattttcacactcaacaggtttagtcctatcctccctaactgcctccgctttccttcccctcgcaacctgtcatctctgcccatcctgactatctttcccagtctggctcgcctgctccctcttccccactctgctcttcccgacagaggaccaagccaccctgtcgccctcataaggtccaaccttcggcctaacactgatctcctatgtgtatttatttagtgaaatacttgtattcttgttgtgtatactgtccagagttatttttgtgatactttaaccttaagtctttgcctagggggtgggtggcaaggcccatcctcttcctttgttgtaattatttattaattcaacaatattttatgtatcaatcaatcaaaactTACACCGTCTTTGAAGCGATCTCGAACCTCgttaacatcaagatcaagatcaagattagtATTATCGCCCGCCAAAATACTTGCTAAGACAATATTCTGGGTATTTTTTAAGTGATACAAGCTTCATTCACTTATCTCCAGCCTTAAAGAGGGTGAAATTGAACAACGTCAgctggtggtgaggtgagtgaAATATGGCACATGGTCTGGGTAGTGTGGTGAtgggtggggtgtgtgtgtggtaactgCCAGAAGCCACTTCTACTTTCCTAAAGACGGAGCAGCTGTCTCGTATGAAAGCCCAGGGTTCATAAGGCCTTCCAGTAGAGAGTCTTCACATCCCTTACTTattcaaaataacaacaactaaaGTGCCACACACGTACTCGCGTCAGAAAATAATTGGTTGGATGAAGCAAAATTGACCAAAAATTTTGCAATGGCTCATTACTTAGTTCAGTCTGTCATACTTatattacttatatatatagGATTGGGCGTAACAGCAGGATTGAAGTATTCCCTATTGCCTCAATAAGCCCTATCACCTATTTGTCATGTCAAGGGGAATGCTACATCAGATGAATCTGTCATATAAAATTTTATCTTAATGAGTAACTGTGTATTCTTTTAACTAACTTTCCTGAAGAGTGATGCGTGGTAAATGTGAGATAGCACCAGTATTTAAGATGCAATGTACAGCTGCAAAAAAAAGAGGTTCCACAAGTTTATTAACAAAGCTGCAAACTTGTATGCATCTCCATTACCTGAGAACATCTTCACCTCACCAGTGTAATTTTTAAGgcattttgttaggttaggttagattaagttaggataggatagggtagattgggttaggttaggatatgaTAGATCAGGATAGGATGAGTTAGGATAGATGAGTATAttttaggataggatagggaagtcaggttaggtttggatagaataggataagttaggttaggttagtttagatatgctaggttaaattaggataggttaggttagtatagtatatgttaggttaggatagaaaAAGTGGAATTTTGGAAtattagaaataacaaaaactctGGATTTGTGTATTTACTCAAGTAAGATTAGTTTATGTAGGATTATGAGGAAGCTACTTTGAAAGATTGGAGGACTGCATGTCagagacaaaaacagagaggagaggagtattAGAACAAAAGCAAACTATGTAAAACATTTGCTTTGACCACAGTAATAAGGAAGTTGAATTAAAGTGTGTTTAGATTGAATGAAAATGTGTTTAGATTGATTTTAAAGGTTATTTAACATGGTGCTGTCTCCTGAAGGTTGAACACAACTGCCCTGATCAATGGATAACACACAGCAGCTGGACTGCACACAGGCACTGCTGTGTGaccaggatgaggaagaggaggtagacgAGACACACCACTTGGTGAGTTGGGATGGATTTTGTCTTTTAAAATGTTGAGAGGTAAAATCTGTAATGATTGatgttttaatttctttgtaGGCTTTCTTCAGTTAGCCTCCAGAAGGtcaaaataaggaggagggcatcctattcctcatttttctatGGATGGATTTATGTGATATTTTTCTTAGGATCACTAATGAAGATGTGTGTTTTCAGGGAATAATGGGAAGTAGGAGTAAAGAGAAGATTTTGCTTTGCTGTCCTCAGTCTGTTTCTTGGGACTTTAATTCttcttatttataattttttttaccagtTGAGTGGGAGataatttattatatttttatgtgatctgaatctcgttttttttttttttttattattatttatttctgcctggaatcatgccaagtctgttcccaacttgccaaacattccttcataaatagaaaaatgtcacaatctttcaaactccaactcccctcgagacttctggcatctggccaaaaacatccgTTTGTTGCTTTGCAGCTACTCTTGGACCTCAGTCCTCTACCCAGTATAGCTGAGTACTGGGGTCAAAACATACTGTGTCAAGGATCACCTGTGTTCACAGAGCCTGTACTAATGAGTCACAATAGGTATATGCAGTTACTACACTTTCTTGGGTTCTCAGACCCTGATGTCATTCCCAAAGAAGCTCCCATGACTAGACGATGTATTATTTAATAAGTTGAGTAAAAGGTGTACTGTATTTGACAGTATATAGGACGCACCTTTTTTCCAAAATCTTGGCTCTGAAAATCGCCCTGCATGTGATATGTAAAGTTGAGACTTATCTTCTCCCTGATGCTCATTAACCTAGATGCTGGTTCCTCATCATGACAACAGGAGTCATCATGATAATTATCAACTTATAGATTATTCAGAattggaaacaaagaaaaattgtcAGTTGCTTGTTAAAAAATAAAGTCAGAAACCAATCTTTGTTGTTGAATTGTAATGCTGCTGtacattagatttttttttttgaattcATATTAAAAGTTATCTAGCAAAGATTAAAAGATATTGAAAcaaaattattttctcttcatatacACTAAGATCTACCAAAAAAGTGATGAGCCATTTTTTTAAGTGATTTCCCCTTCAATGACACATcctaatatacatatacagaaaggagagaggctTTAACTTATACCACTGATAGATCCAGCATTTGGTAAGTAAATGATGCACAACCTTTGTTaaagaaaaggttaagaacAAAGGGAAGTTGCCCTATACGTGTACTCTTTACCCTGCACATCTTTAGTTTTTGCAGAGGCCCTTTCATGAAGGGGTATTTTATGTAACATATCACCACATAAATTAACCATGGTCTGGTAGACATAAAATACTCATGCTAGGAAAAGTATCACACTTTTTTTCAGATATACTTATATCATCTTAATGGATTGCTATCAATGTTGTGTCTTTTGTAAagatcttttcatttatttcttattttacagTTAGCCTGGTTAGAAGTTAATGGAAATCAGCATGAAATCTTTAGTGGGAAGAACATAATTGGACGAGACCCAGATAGATGCAAAATATTAATTCCCAGCAAGGTGAGTACAGTTGTCAGGCATCAGACAATAaacttttcccttattttttatttatttattttccacatGGCTCTCTACTAGCCCACCATagttctcaaagtttcttttattatttcctgaAACTAGAGAAGAGATTACGGAGAGACAAAGTAAATAATGTTGTTAGGAAAGACAAGTAACGTGAGCAGAAATAGTTTTTTGTAAGACCTTGAAGCATATCCTTAACCAACACAGtgggctatatatatatttatatatatatatatatatatatatatatatatatatatatatatatatatatatatatatatagagagagagagagagagagagagagagagagagagagagagagagagagactattcgATGGCTCATAAGGCGCACCTTTTCTCCaaaaaaaagtctcaggaaTTAATCTGGTATGCACTGCCTGGACATCCCATGTAGGAATTGGACAGATATTGGAAGGATTAATGTACATATTAGGGAAGATCACAAAGAGAATATCTTGTAAAATTCATATCAAACTGGTATTCACTACATCAAGAAAAGTTTTAAAAGTATCAAAGGAATACAGAAGAGTAAATATTATGAAATAGCAGTTTGGATAAGAGGTATGTACATTGAAATGACTCAAGCATATCcacaaaatgaatgaaataagacTATCAGAGGAAATGTTTTGCATGTGACATATATgctaataattaaaaaaaaaaattttcccaaTGTTTGAAGAGTAAAGTATGTAATGTGTACAGGAAAGTTATATGATATAAACAAGAAGAgtgttatcattttatcataGGAGGATTTCTATTATGACCATCTTATGCATAGGCTTGctacaaagaaggaaggcatcAGATATGTTTATGAAAGGATAACACCGTTTCTTGCTTTGTGGCAGGTCCTGTCTAAGCAGCATGCAGTAGTGGAGGTAAGGGCAGGCACTCACACCCTTGCTGACTTGGGCAGCTGCAATAAGACAAGGTTGGGAAAGGTAAGTTTAAGTTAAGCATAATTTTTATCCATGACATACTgtaattatcattaatattattgctcgtatttttatttttattattattattattgttattattattatttttattattattattattattattattattattattattattattattattactgtggaAGGTGGTGAAAGAAACATAGGCTGGAAGGCGAGCACTTTACTTCCAATTAGTTTCTCCCATTGggcttcttcattcttctgaAGAAGCCCATAAGCCAAAACTAATACGGAGTAAAGTGCTTGCCTTGCAGTCCATGTTTCTTTATAATATTATTGTTgtggaaaggagtgaaggaaatatgGGTTGGAAGGTGAGCACTTTACTCCTGACTAGTCTCTCCCATACGACATCTACATTCCCCTAGCTCTTCATATTGTTcctgtattattgttattattattattgttattattatttttaatattattattattattattgttattattattattattattattattattattattattattattattattattattattattattattattattattattattattattattattattattacagtggaggactcaatactcgaatgtctaaatagtcgaacttttcagtagtcgaacgcaaaagtttgaCTTAATACTCAAAAATACCTATTTCACTTCACGACATTTAAACTGACGTCACTGAGGAATTCAATGAGATGCCCGCCGTGTGCGCCTCACGTCAGTTCGCTGCCTACCTCCGTCCAGTCCGCACCACTCttccagctgtccaccctcctccctttttaCCGGCTTCTCCAAGGAGTTGTTCTGGTAAGCTTTTTCACTCGTCGTCCTGCTGTTGGGAGTGTTATTGGGTGAAGAACACAATCTAAGGACTGTTGTTTATCTGGCTCTCCTTTGTGACCCAGAGTTATTTTTTGGTTGCAGAGTTTTTCTCTGGCAATGGACTGCTAGAAACTCCAAGACAAACTTCCTCGTCTTCAGCCAGCAAGCGCCCCAGCGGGGAGAAAGCTCCACTTgcaggggaggagaaaaggaagaaagacagacagaaggacagtGCTGCCAATCATGGGGCTTGCGCTTCGCCACCCTCTGCTGCCGGCACTAGTCAGGATGTAAACACTGCGCCCCTGTCAGCTGATTGCGTCGCCAGGGACGACCAGCTGGATCGTCTGAGTATGGTCATCAGCGGCCTGATCGCAAAGCTGGATGCTAACACGTCTGCCACCGCCTCTGTGGGGAGTGGTGCCAAGTTTAGTGGCTTCACTGTGCCCTCCTCGGGTGATGAGGAGGGCGAACTCCTGGAGAGTGCTGCCGATCCCTTAGAGGAGTTGGATTTGCTTGGTGGTGGATCCCCAGCCCACACTGCAGCAGATGGTGACAACGCTGACTTTCTTCGTTCCCTGGAAGAGTTGTCTGGTCACTTCCacggggaagaagagaagggtgagCCTCTGTCTGAGCACCTGGCTACCATCCTGAATGCCAGCTTGCGGCGCAGACCATCTGCTGATGGTGTGAAGGCTACATGTGGAAAAATAAAACTCTCCAGTAATGTGCCGAACTTGACTGTCCCAGCTACTAACACAGCCATTACTGACGCCATGAGTGCTGGCGGCAAACTCATAGACTTACGTCTCTTCCATACTAATGGACTGATCTCCAAGGCCCTAGTCCCAGTGGCACAGTGCATTAGTGAcattggagaaggaaaggggaagccTGTCTCCTCTTACTTGGATGGGCTGAATAATAGCCTTAGGCTCCTGGCCTCAGCTGTTAATTACGTGAATCAGCTGTGCAAGGGTGTGGCTAAAATTCATGTCAATGACTCGGCACTTGCCGAATTGTGCAAATGGGACTGAAGGTGGAGGGGAAGATTTATTTCCCTTTGATGTCACGAAGAAGTGTGACGAGATTCGCCGAACAAGGAAGCTGGGGAGGCCTTCATTCTGCCCCCAT
This genomic interval from Portunus trituberculatus isolate SZX2019 chromosome 35, ASM1759143v1, whole genome shotgun sequence contains the following:
- the LOC123513294 gene encoding uncharacterized protein LOC123513294, which codes for MVISGLIAKLDANTSATASVGSGAKFSGFTVPSSGDEEGELLESAADPLEELDLLGGGSPAHTAADGDNADFLRSLEELSGHFHGEEEKGEPLSEHLATILNASLRRRPSADGVKATCGKIKLSSNVPNLTVPATNTAITDAMSAGGKLIDLRLFHTNGLISKALVPVAQCISDIGEGKGKPVSSYLDGLNNSLRLLASAVNYVNQLCKGVAKIHVNDSALAELCKWD